The genomic segment TGTAGTAGTTGTAGTAGTCCATCGTGTCTAGGCCATTAGGGTGTTCATAATCTTTGATGAAGTATGCTCTGTTGCCTCTGATGGAGATGTAGCCTTCCTTTGAGAGAGAGGTTAAAGTTTGTTGGAACACAGTATCAAATATCCTGTTAGCTCTCTGATTCGCTTCTTGGAGTATATTGTTGAAAGAAGGAAGGTCAAGGGTAAGTCCTGTTAGAGATTTTTCGTAAATTACTCTCTTTACTATTTCATTGAAAAGGAGTTTACCGTCCTTCCCACCCTTATAGGTAAACTCTTTACGTGGAACAATTCTGTTAGATTCAAATTTTACATAGCCTTCATACTCTAAAACTCTGGCTACTTCCACGAGTTTCTGAACATTGATGTTAGGAATTATCAATGATCTATAGATGCTTTTTAGGTAGTCCAAAGGTAGAGATCTGTACTCTTTAAGCTTGTCAACGATGAAATATTTAGCTTCGTTGACTTTATACATCATTCCATACTGTTTGTAGTAATAGTCACCATATTTCCATAGTTCTTTGCCGGTCCATGTCATATAGATATTCTTTTTACCTATTTTCCCTTTTAGCTTGTATTCCTCAAAAGTGGGTTCGCCCTTAGTGCCCAGTTCTGATCTATAGAAAGGCTCATAGCCGTTAATGATGTTGTAGTCAACAATATCCATCCTAAGTTGTAGGTTTTGGAATGGCAGGTATCTTAAGTCACCGTAGATTCTTTTGAACACATTACCTTTCTGATCGTAGCAGACAACATCAGGTCTTTTAAACTCAACCATCTGGAAATAAGCAAGTCCGAAAACTTGGTTGTCTCCTCCCTCTGTCATCAGAATGGTATTTGTGGTTACTGACTTTAGAAGTCCTAGGCAGTAGTCATGATTAAGCCAATCTTTGGAATTGTCGTTGTATTTATAGTTCTGGAAGTAAGTAGCAACAACCAGTAGTAGAAACAATAAGCCCCATAAGATGTCTAGTAGGTTTTTCATAGTTTCTCCTGTTTTTCAATTATGGTAATACAAGATAACCGCTTCTTGCAATTTCTCAGAGATTCAATTAATAGATTCCGAAGTTTGTGACTAGGATGTGGTCTTTCTTTTATCTCGCAGTCCCTGTCGGGACTGGGTGAACGCTTTTCATAATAATAACCTAAAGGCTTGTGAAGTGAAACTTGTGATTGATGGATGGTATCTAGGATGGGTAAACAAAAGGTTGAATCTTATCTGCTCACCTAATAGAAATTGGAATTTACTGAGTTGAGGGTTAGTTAGTAGCAATGTGGTGGAGAGTATTTGTAAAATTTTTATAGTATGTTTGCTGTAGTTTTGAACGATGTTTCAAAGTGGTATATTGAGGACAATGGGAATAGAATAGTTGTGTTTGAGAAACTGAGCTTAGGTATAGAAAAAGGTAAGTTTGTGGTAGTTGTAGGGGAAAGTGGTTCAGGGAAGACAACGCTTTTAAACATCATTGGTGCTATTGATAGTGTAAGTGAAGGAGAGGTAGTGATAGATGGTGAAAACATAACGAATATGTCAGAGGAGGAACTCTCTAGTTTTAGAAATAGGAAAGTTGGGTATGTTTTTCAGAATCATTTTTTGCTGAGAGGGTTTTCGGTGATAGAGAATATCTTGGTTCCTGCGATGATAAGAAGGGATTTTTCTGAAGAGAAGTTTACTAGAAGGGCTAAGGAGTTACTAGATTTTTTGGGAATAGCTGATAAGATT from the Brevinematia bacterium genome contains:
- a CDS encoding ABC transporter ATP-binding protein, yielding MFAVVLNDVSKWYIEDNGNRIVVFEKLSLGIEKGKFVVVVGESGSGKTTLLNIIGAIDSVSEGEVVIDGENITNMSEEELSSFRNRKVGYVFQNHFLLRGFSVIENILVPAMIRRDFSEEKFTRRAKELLDFLGIADKIYRGIDELSGGEKQRVSIARALINDPEIIIADEPTGNLDHRNSEIVFSLFHNLVKSLGKTCIMATHNLHLAERADRIISLPEVVKLSGL